The following coding sequences are from one Veillonella rodentium window:
- a CDS encoding helix-turn-helix domain-containing protein, translating to MTLYDNIKTLRENLKMSQDELAKKVGYKDRTSIAKIESGKVDLSQSKIFAFAKALNTTPEELMGLKYYEDREVSEYAQAVKDNPNLRLLFDASKNMSKDDIEFVINTIEMLKKREGK from the coding sequence ATGACACTATATGACAATATAAAAACATTAAGAGAAAACCTGAAAATGTCGCAAGATGAATTAGCGAAAAAAGTTGGATATAAAGATAGAACCAGTATTGCAAAGATTGAAAGCGGTAAAGTAGATTTATCTCAATCTAAAATATTTGCTTTCGCTAAGGCATTAAATACTACACCTGAAGAATTAATGGGTTTGAAATATTATGAAGATCGTGAAGTTTCAGAATATGCACAAGCCGTAAAAGATAACCCTAATCTTAGACTATTATTCGATGCTAGTAAGAATATGTCCAAAGATGATATTGAGTTTGTAATTAATACGATTGAAATGTTAAAGAAACGTGAGGGTAAATAA
- a CDS encoding replisome organizer: MAERRMMAKSIIKSDQFLDMPATTQNLYFHMLLDADDDGFVNAPKSIMRIVGAKEDDMKLLIAKQFVIGFGSGVIVIKHWKIHNYIQSDRYKPSIQPERKLLEITANKEYQLNTDHVSTMDTECIQDVSVGKVRLGKASIGKVRLDKTIEGECEKPHSPKRKTFTKPTIDEIQDYCIERNNKVNAEHFYDYYESNGWKVGKNSMKDWKAAVRTWERSEYRKPTIKKNSKEDAINVVNNLMNKLGGVDTEQPTTDFESTIDVTDSVVY, encoded by the coding sequence ATGGCAGAACGAAGAATGATGGCAAAGTCCATTATTAAATCAGACCAATTCCTTGATATGCCAGCTACAACACAAAACCTATACTTTCATATGTTGCTAGATGCAGATGATGATGGGTTCGTAAATGCACCTAAATCTATCATGCGGATAGTTGGTGCTAAAGAAGATGATATGAAGTTGCTTATAGCTAAACAGTTTGTAATTGGTTTTGGTAGCGGTGTTATCGTAATCAAGCATTGGAAGATACATAACTACATCCAAAGTGATCGTTACAAACCAAGTATCCAACCTGAAAGAAAGTTGCTAGAAATTACTGCAAACAAGGAATATCAGTTAAATACAGACCATGTATCCACAATGGATACAGAATGTATACAAGATGTATCCGTAGGTAAGGTAAGGTTAGGTAAGGCTAGTATAGGTAAGGTTAGGTTAGATAAGACTATAGAGGGCGAATGTGAGAAACCACATTCACCAAAGCGTAAAACTTTTACTAAACCTACTATTGATGAAATACAAGATTATTGCATTGAAAGGAATAACAAAGTAAACGCTGAACATTTCTATGACTACTACGAAAGCAATGGCTGGAAAGTAGGAAAGAACTCCATGAAAGATTGGAAAGCAGCGGTTAGAACATGGGAGCGTAGCGAATACAGAAAACCTACTATCAAAAAGAATAGCAAGGAAGATGCAATCAACGTAGTTAATAACTTGATGAATAAGTTAGGGGGTGTAGATACTGAACAACCAACAACAGACTTTGAAAGCACTATCGATGTTACAGATAGCGTGGTCTACTGA
- a CDS encoding DNA methyltransferase, whose protein sequence is MHIWGLFDDGNGCYRQAVDEYNMNTEGGWHTITSIGIGDACINQDLAVNMLHKPNALWEQLDKLDRPDVILASPPCESWSVASAMKGGNACWKQEKDMTINLFGEYEQGSKFTIRNHIDYENYQFKYDKSFLTRINGEMCIYNTLKIIERYKPRVFVIENPAYGRIWEYIKNVIGFDIPYENLTYYNNYDYPVKKPTKFGSNIDLKLLKDDIRNTIKFNKLNTTGANRYNTRSHIPLELVKDILKRCEQYVEGVMIIAD, encoded by the coding sequence ATGCATATATGGGGGTTATTTGATGATGGCAACGGCTGCTATCGTCAAGCGGTAGATGAATACAACATGAATACAGAGGGGGGGTGGCACACGATCACATCAATAGGAATTGGTGATGCGTGTATCAACCAAGACCTTGCAGTTAATATGCTGCATAAACCAAACGCATTATGGGAGCAGTTGGACAAGCTAGATAGACCTGATGTTATTCTAGCTAGTCCACCTTGCGAAAGCTGGAGCGTAGCAAGTGCAATGAAAGGTGGAAACGCTTGCTGGAAACAAGAGAAAGATATGACGATAAACCTATTTGGAGAGTACGAACAGGGAAGTAAATTCACAATCAGAAATCACATTGATTATGAGAACTACCAATTCAAGTATGACAAGTCATTCCTAACACGTATCAATGGTGAGATGTGCATATACAACACATTGAAAATCATTGAGCGGTATAAGCCTAGGGTATTCGTGATTGAAAACCCAGCATATGGGCGGATATGGGAATACATCAAAAATGTAATAGGGTTCGATATTCCTTATGAGAATTTAACCTATTACAACAACTATGATTACCCAGTTAAGAAACCAACAAAGTTTGGTAGCAATATTGATTTGAAGTTATTGAAAGATGATATAAGGAACACCATTAAATTCAATAAGTTAAATACAACTGGTGCTAATCGATATAACACAAGGTCGCATATTCCGTTGGAGTTAGTAAAAGATATTTTAAAACGATGTGAACAGTATGTAGAGGGGGTAATGATCATTGCCGATTAA
- a CDS encoding single-stranded DNA-binding protein, with amino-acid sequence MNTVQILGNLTRDPEVRYTQSGKAVATFNVAASNTFTSSDGETKEQTAFINCVAWGKLGESIGNLRKGNRAFVEGRLQTRSYETADGQKRYVTEVVANFVGTSLTNDETASSNFDSFEQPQDENVPF; translated from the coding sequence ATGAATACAGTACAAATTTTAGGTAATCTTACACGTGATCCAGAAGTACGCTATACACAAAGTGGAAAAGCAGTAGCGACTTTCAATGTAGCAGCAAGCAATACTTTCACATCAAGCGATGGTGAAACAAAAGAGCAAACCGCTTTCATTAATTGCGTAGCATGGGGAAAGCTAGGTGAAAGCATTGGGAATTTGAGAAAAGGCAATAGAGCGTTTGTAGAGGGTAGACTTCAAACACGTTCATATGAAACTGCAGATGGACAAAAACGATATGTAACAGAAGTGGTAGCAAACTTTGTAGGTACATCCTTAACGAATGATGAAACTGCATCTAGTAACTTTGATAGTTTTGAACAACCGCAAGATGAAAATGTTCCGTTCTAG
- the dut gene encoding dUTP diphosphatase has translation MREQMKVKLVSEYAQLPTRGKVNSDLPQVSAGLDLYCPFSVTIPADSKRQIPLGVAVEIPQNHMGLLTPRSSMSKTPLRCANSVGIIDEDYRGEISIVYENVSCKDYTIARGDRIAQLIIVPIKLVDVVEVDELTATERGSGGYGSTGK, from the coding sequence TTGAGAGAACAAATGAAAGTAAAGTTGGTTAGTGAATATGCACAACTGCCAACAAGGGGGAAAGTAAACTCCGATTTACCACAAGTATCGGCTGGGTTAGACCTATATTGTCCGTTTAGTGTAACGATACCAGCGGATAGTAAAAGACAAATTCCATTAGGTGTGGCAGTTGAAATTCCACAAAATCATATGGGTTTATTGACACCTAGAAGTAGCATGAGTAAAACACCGCTACGATGTGCCAATAGCGTTGGAATAATCGATGAAGATTATAGAGGTGAGATTAGCATCGTATATGAAAATGTTTCGTGTAAAGATTACACGATTGCTAGAGGTGATCGCATCGCACAATTAATCATCGTACCAATTAAATTGGTTGATGTAGTAGAAGTAGATGAACTAACCGCAACAGAACGTGGTTCTGGCGGTTATGGTAGCACAGGTAAATAA
- a CDS encoding toxin-antitoxin system, antitoxin component, Xre family protein — translation MNILKQMIDNKGYKLSHVASELNLTREGLYKKLRGDTEFKASEIAKLVELLKLSSKETREIFFK, via the coding sequence ATGAACATCTTAAAACAAATGATTGATAACAAGGGATATAAGTTATCTCATGTAGCAAGTGAGTTAAACCTTACTAGAGAGGGTTTATATAAGAAGTTGAGAGGTGATACAGAATTTAAAGCATCTGAAATTGCAAAGCTAGTTGAATTGTTAAAGTTATCTAGCAAAGAAACTAGAGAAATTTTTTTTAAATAA
- a CDS encoding ImmA/IrrE family metallo-endopeptidase, whose amino-acid sequence MNIVLIYTKLRPTQTAVLKLNDDGTYTILVNSDKPIDVQRKGILHEIGHILNDDMYSHAHIDLIERMAHAREIEFEGINFYTHIL is encoded by the coding sequence ATGAATATAGTTTTGATTTACACTAAGTTAAGACCTACACAAACTGCGGTATTAAAACTAAACGATGATGGTACTTACACCATTCTCGTTAATAGTGATAAACCTATTGATGTACAACGTAAAGGTATACTTCATGAGATAGGTCATATATTAAATGATGATATGTATAGTCATGCTCATATTGATTTAATCGAACGCATGGCACACGCAAGGGAAATTGAGTTTGAGGGTATCAACTTCTACACACATATATTATGA
- a CDS encoding helix-turn-helix domain-containing protein gives MESLVYTVEQVAELLQISTTSVYNLRNDGKLTQLPISGVKFSKREVEALAGVEDEYNAIGYRKLQSEVESLRKENHKLKSEIKKITSQMLVIVGGYVDD, from the coding sequence ATGGAGAGCCTTGTATACACAGTAGAGCAAGTAGCCGAACTGTTACAAATCTCAACAACATCTGTATACAACCTAAGAAATGATGGAAAGCTAACACAGTTACCGATAAGCGGTGTGAAATTTAGCAAAAGAGAGGTTGAAGCATTAGCTGGTGTTGAAGATGAATATAACGCAATCGGTTATAGGAAACTACAAAGCGAGGTGGAAAGCCTAAGAAAAGAAAACCATAAGTTAAAGAGTGAAATAAAAAAAATCACCAGCCAAATGCTAGTGATTGTAGGAGGTTATGTAGATGATTAA
- a CDS encoding methyltransferase domain-containing protein: protein MKILDACCGSKMFWFDREHEEVVYMDNRTLDTTLCDGRKLIVKPDVIADFRKMPFEDESFHLVVFDPPHLLKAGDKSFLALKYGRLEQTWQKDIKQGLSECWRVLKQNGTLIFKWNEEQITFPMVKPLLPHEPLIGQRRGKTIWLVFYKE, encoded by the coding sequence GTGAAAATATTAGATGCGTGTTGTGGTTCTAAAATGTTTTGGTTTGATAGAGAACACGAAGAAGTTGTTTATATGGATAACCGCACATTAGATACAACACTATGTGATGGTAGGAAGTTGATTGTAAAACCTGATGTAATCGCAGATTTCCGCAAGATGCCTTTTGAAGATGAAAGTTTTCACCTTGTGGTGTTTGACCCACCGCACTTATTAAAAGCTGGCGATAAATCATTTCTAGCATTGAAATATGGGCGATTAGAACAAACATGGCAAAAAGATATAAAACAAGGACTATCGGAGTGCTGGCGAGTGTTAAAACAAAACGGAACACTAATATTTAAATGGAATGAGGAACAAATCACATTTCCGATGGTAAAACCTTTATTACCACATGAACCGCTAATTGGCCAACGTAGGGGAAAGACAATATGGTTAGTCTTTTATAAGGAGTAA
- a CDS encoding GspE/PulE family protein, with the protein MYVDVTLDDIILCALQHNVSDIHFDPMEEGVYVRFRQDGLLQTHMTLPDEEADLVLNRIKVCSALDISEKRLPQDGRWVWKHRNESVTMRVSTLPSLYGETVVCRLMGNEGSHKSLEALGMPHHIFEHIKKLLQRPYGLMLICGPTGSGKTATLYSMLRMLNLRETKLICLEDPVEAEIKGAIQIGINEKIGFTFAKGLRSVLRQDPDTIMIGEIRDRETAELAVKSALTGHRVLSTIHTNTAMGVVTRLMDMGVEPYLIRATLIGALAQRLVRRFDGTVYHGRTALFEYLEIPLNEADWDNLDSHLLLSLEDSANDAVQRHITSLEEVHRCGLLL; encoded by the coding sequence ATGTATGTAGATGTAACGTTGGATGATATTATTCTGTGTGCTTTGCAACATAATGTGAGCGATATTCATTTTGATCCGATGGAAGAAGGTGTGTATGTCAGGTTTCGTCAAGATGGTTTATTACAGACGCATATGACACTGCCTGATGAGGAGGCGGATCTCGTCTTAAATCGAATTAAGGTATGTAGCGCTCTCGATATAAGTGAGAAGCGATTACCTCAAGATGGACGGTGGGTATGGAAGCATCGCAATGAATCTGTGACGATGCGCGTTTCCACACTCCCCAGTCTGTATGGTGAAACTGTAGTGTGTCGCCTTATGGGAAATGAAGGGAGTCATAAAAGTCTTGAAGCGTTAGGTATGCCGCATCATATATTTGAACATATAAAAAAACTATTGCAAAGACCGTATGGACTTATGTTAATTTGCGGTCCTACGGGTAGTGGTAAAACAGCCACGCTATATTCTATGTTACGAATGCTTAATTTACGTGAAACAAAGCTTATCTGTCTGGAAGATCCGGTTGAGGCGGAAATTAAAGGTGCCATTCAAATCGGTATCAATGAGAAAATCGGCTTTACTTTTGCCAAAGGACTGCGCTCCGTACTGCGTCAGGATCCGGATACGATTATGATTGGAGAAATCCGGGATCGGGAGACCGCGGAGCTGGCTGTTAAATCAGCTCTGACAGGACATCGTGTGCTCTCTACGATTCACACCAATACTGCTATGGGCGTTGTCACACGGCTTATGGATATGGGCGTGGAGCCCTATCTGATTCGGGCTACTTTAATAGGCGCCCTTGCCCAGCGTTTAGTCAGACGTTTTGATGGAACTGTATATCATGGTAGAACTGCTTTATTTGAGTATTTGGAGATACCTCTTAATGAGGCTGATTGGGATAATCTGGACTCGCATCTATTATTATCTCTTGAGGACTCAGCAAATGATGCAGTGCAGAGACATATAACATCTTTGGAGGAGGTGCATCGTTGTGGACTCTTGTTGTAA
- a CDS encoding tyrosine-type recombinase/integrase — protein MQYNFTIRKKDKGFQIIVAYKDGYKWKQKSKQGFKTKREAKEYGHVIVKELDKTALLTKDTELKELTFKEFADMFLEIKKAHIAHSTLVMYNHAICAYKSIHDMKLSDIKPLHIQNVVNKMVSSPTTITTYYKVVSRIFYIAINPYKIVSDNPCNGVRLPRVERKNMIHTITDEDLNQFAKFMREKYPQAYYFLQIARYTGMRFSEVYGLTWNDISLKNRQIHINKQLSFRKGAITFEKTKTANSVRILPIPPILENILIEYKSHELEFEHDLVLNPYKKNGVKWQINTYLKRFGDNLSAHNLRHTYATKLLANGLDVKTVSSLLGDTPQMVMKTYVHYNDEMKAAASNAVANIFK, from the coding sequence ATGCAATACAATTTCACTATCAGAAAAAAGGATAAAGGGTTTCAAATCATTGTAGCTTACAAAGACGGCTACAAATGGAAACAGAAATCGAAACAAGGGTTCAAAACTAAACGTGAGGCAAAAGAATACGGACACGTTATAGTTAAAGAGTTAGACAAAACCGCACTACTTACAAAAGATACAGAATTAAAAGAATTAACATTCAAGGAATTTGCGGATATGTTCCTTGAAATAAAAAAGGCACACATTGCGCACAGTACTTTGGTTATGTACAATCACGCTATATGTGCTTACAAATCAATTCACGATATGAAATTGTCTGACATTAAACCGCTACACATTCAGAATGTAGTAAATAAGATGGTTTCATCACCTACTACAATTACAACGTATTATAAAGTAGTTAGTCGGATATTCTACATAGCGATAAACCCATACAAAATAGTTTCAGATAATCCATGTAATGGTGTTAGGTTGCCACGTGTGGAACGTAAGAATATGATCCATACGATAACAGATGAAGATTTAAACCAATTCGCAAAGTTCATGCGTGAGAAATATCCACAAGCCTATTATTTCTTACAGATAGCACGATATACAGGAATGAGGTTTAGTGAAGTATACGGACTAACTTGGAATGATATATCACTAAAAAATCGCCAAATTCACATCAACAAGCAACTTTCGTTCCGTAAAGGTGCAATCACCTTTGAGAAAACCAAAACCGCCAATTCGGTACGAATTTTGCCAATTCCGCCCATATTAGAAAACATACTAATAGAATACAAATCACATGAGTTAGAGTTTGAACATGACCTTGTATTAAACCCATACAAGAAAAATGGTGTTAAATGGCAAATCAACACCTATTTAAAACGCTTTGGAGATAACCTATCGGCACATAACCTTAGACATACCTATGCTACAAAGCTATTAGCAAATGGACTAGATGTGAAAACTGTATCATCACTACTTGGTGATACACCACAAATGGTGATGAAAACCTATGTGCATTATAACGATGAAATGAAAGCAGCGGCATCAAATGCAGTTGCTAATATTTTTAAATAA
- a CDS encoding type IV pilus twitching motility protein PilT, with protein sequence MDSCCKIVDLEGIVQQALEKSSTDIHLQCGQLIYLRSGDGLKPTHMICTTELIEDILQRCGIESDEWQSLDEACSCCGVRIRVHLYRANHIICGTLRLLCHHKLGLDDTGEGKLLQNLCAAHDGLLLVCGPTGSGKSYTLACCIDYINQTMEKHIITLEDPIEFEFVAQKSLIHQRQLGCDIISMSSGIRDALREDPDVIMVGELRDRETLEAALHAAETGHLVMATMHTQRAVMAVHRMISLFPSEQQEEVRSQISQVLRAVICQRLLRWNQQFITIRDILLNTHAVANLIRTRKEPQIVSIQETQMPMKTLEMSIRDVKAQYGGYQQLHSLLDQQLS encoded by the coding sequence GTGGACTCTTGTTGTAAGATAGTTGATCTTGAAGGTATTGTGCAGCAAGCTTTGGAAAAATCTTCTACAGATATTCACTTACAATGTGGACAGCTGATTTATTTACGAAGTGGAGACGGATTAAAGCCTACACATATGATTTGCACAACTGAACTCATTGAGGATATCTTACAGCGATGCGGTATAGAATCTGACGAATGGCAGTCTTTAGACGAAGCATGCTCCTGCTGCGGTGTACGAATCAGGGTTCATTTATATCGTGCTAATCATATTATATGCGGCACGTTGCGGCTTTTATGCCATCATAAATTGGGTTTGGATGATACCGGTGAAGGCAAGTTATTGCAAAATTTATGTGCCGCTCATGACGGATTGCTTTTGGTATGCGGTCCGACGGGTAGCGGTAAAAGCTATACCTTAGCGTGTTGCATTGATTATATTAATCAAACAATGGAAAAACACATTATTACACTGGAGGATCCCATCGAGTTCGAGTTCGTTGCGCAGAAATCCCTTATCCATCAACGCCAATTGGGTTGTGACATCATTTCTATGTCCTCAGGAATACGGGATGCACTGCGTGAAGATCCCGATGTGATTATGGTAGGCGAACTGCGTGATCGGGAAACACTGGAGGCGGCTTTACATGCTGCTGAAACGGGGCACTTGGTAATGGCTACGATGCATACCCAACGGGCTGTAATGGCTGTACATAGAATGATTTCACTTTTTCCGAGTGAACAACAAGAAGAGGTACGCAGCCAAATCTCTCAAGTGTTACGTGCAGTCATATGTCAACGGTTATTGCGGTGGAATCAACAGTTCATCACGATTCGAGACATCTTACTGAATACGCATGCGGTGGCTAATCTTATACGGACCCGAAAAGAGCCGCAAATTGTTTCCATACAGGAAACACAGATGCCCATGAAGACGTTGGAGATGTCGATACGCGATGTAAAGGCCCAATACGGTGGATATCAACAGTTACATTCTTTGCTTGATCAGCAATTGTCATAG
- a CDS encoding ERF family protein yields MENIEKITDSQVILTQRVGDIQHKLKAPKGQYNSFGKYNYRSCEDILEGVKPLLKEHDLALLIDDEIVQIGERYYVKATAKITDGREIVSATAYAREPDTKKGMDESQITGATSSYARKYALNALLCIDDTKDADTMDNSKKPVQQTQETVYNWQTLKARATQGGISEDDLKHYLKETLKVNESKDMTQEHYQQAFNWVNAQRYAKR; encoded by the coding sequence ATGGAAAACATAGAAAAAATAACTGATAGCCAAGTAATTTTAACTCAAAGGGTTGGTGATATTCAACATAAGTTGAAAGCACCTAAAGGACAATACAATTCCTTTGGTAAATACAACTACCGCAGTTGTGAGGACATTTTAGAGGGTGTTAAACCATTGTTAAAAGAACATGACTTAGCACTTCTTATTGATGATGAAATCGTACAAATTGGTGAGCGATACTATGTAAAAGCTACCGCAAAAATTACTGATGGTAGAGAGATTGTAAGTGCGACTGCATATGCAAGAGAACCTGATACAAAAAAAGGTATGGATGAAAGCCAAATTACAGGTGCTACATCATCTTACGCTAGAAAGTACGCACTCAATGCGTTGTTGTGTATCGATGATACAAAAGATGCTGACACAATGGACAATAGCAAAAAGCCAGTACAACAAACACAAGAAACTGTATACAACTGGCAAACGCTAAAAGCTAGAGCCACACAAGGTGGTATTAGTGAAGATGATTTAAAACACTATCTAAAAGAAACGCTAAAGGTTAATGAGTCAAAAGATATGACACAAGAACACTACCAACAAGCGTTTAATTGGGTGAATGCACAAAGGTACGCTAAACGATGA
- a CDS encoding siphovirus Gp157 family protein, with the protein MPSLYELNKDYKELQAMLEVAETEEDMQAIQDTLDMLDCSIDEKIENTAMFIRNIKGDIQAFKDESKRLSAKAKTLENMTERLKNNIDHVMKENQLTEKKVGQFKCYYKESETVEIDDLYALPDEFRKTTITADKVAIKKAIKAEQEVAGARIEKHMNLQIG; encoded by the coding sequence ATGCCAAGTTTATATGAACTAAATAAAGATTATAAAGAGTTGCAAGCGATGTTAGAGGTGGCTGAAACCGAAGAGGATATGCAAGCCATCCAAGATACTTTGGATATGTTAGATTGCAGCATCGATGAAAAAATCGAAAATACTGCAATGTTTATCCGCAATATCAAAGGTGATATTCAAGCATTTAAGGATGAGTCAAAACGGCTAAGTGCTAAAGCTAAGACTTTAGAAAACATGACAGAACGATTGAAAAATAACATTGATCATGTCATGAAAGAAAACCAACTAACAGAAAAGAAAGTTGGACAATTCAAATGCTACTACAAAGAAAGCGAAACAGTAGAAATTGATGATTTGTATGCATTGCCTGATGAGTTTAGAAAAACAACAATTACTGCCGATAAGGTTGCAATCAAGAAAGCAATCAAAGCAGAACAAGAAGTAGCTGGTGCAAGAATTGAAAAACACATGAACTTGCAGATTGGTTAG
- a CDS encoding HNH endonuclease, whose product MNNRKKRDNKLYSVTRKQAYERDNGQCVICGYRAEQCHHIVFRSQGGLSELRNLACLCMQCHNQAHGVFAKEIRKHLLEEVEKRTDEYEKN is encoded by the coding sequence GTGAACAACAGAAAGAAAAGAGATAACAAACTGTATTCGGTAACAAGGAAACAGGCATATGAACGTGATAACGGACAATGCGTTATATGTGGCTACAGGGCGGAACAATGCCACCACATAGTGTTTCGTTCACAAGGTGGTTTAAGTGAATTGAGAAATCTAGCTTGCTTGTGTATGCAATGCCACAATCAAGCACATGGAGTGTTCGCAAAAGAGATACGCAAACACTTGTTAGAGGAAGTAGAAAAGAGGACAGATGAGTATGAAAAAAATTGA
- a CDS encoding type II secretion system F family protein, whose protein sequence is MDAYEYVVRNDADETVKGVLWGESEREIALRLKRDGFRIYRINRKEKSKVQSWSHEVVADITYQLGLLIESGVPLRRALHLLCNGRRALVYRALYESIERGQPLSQAFRNEGCPPIALALLESGEASGTLGESLRYISHHYEWERQLRQKIISAISYPAFLLVLMNLFFFVTVLFIIPSFQKVFETMHIELPMMTRALFALGQGLKDHPATAIGIHFLVAACILWGYKQYRIRHAVHRRLWRLAHRHQWLTCMYYTSMLKIWALLLEAGLSIIQTVEITQPLWPNLYGRECSEYVKRELLSGHSLCESLETAHIGNTFIWQMVSIGEESGELVTMLKHCGRYYELILAKYIGRLERLLEPILLTVMGIGVAVLVVSVMYPLFTSISSLSGY, encoded by the coding sequence ATGGATGCATATGAATATGTAGTAAGAAATGATGCGGATGAAACCGTAAAGGGTGTATTGTGGGGTGAATCCGAACGAGAAATAGCACTTCGATTAAAACGTGACGGATTCCGGATTTATCGTATTAACCGCAAAGAAAAATCAAAGGTACAATCATGGAGTCATGAAGTGGTGGCCGATATAACTTATCAGTTGGGACTACTGATAGAGTCCGGAGTCCCTTTGAGACGCGCTCTGCATTTGCTTTGTAATGGCCGTAGAGCATTAGTGTACAGGGCTCTTTACGAATCAATTGAGCGAGGGCAACCTTTGTCTCAGGCCTTTCGGAATGAAGGCTGTCCGCCCATCGCATTGGCTCTGCTTGAGAGCGGAGAGGCATCGGGTACGTTAGGAGAGAGTTTGCGGTATATTTCACATCATTATGAATGGGAACGGCAACTGCGTCAAAAGATTATCAGCGCCATCTCATATCCGGCATTTCTCTTAGTTCTGATGAATTTATTTTTCTTTGTCACCGTATTGTTTATTATTCCGTCCTTTCAGAAGGTGTTTGAGACGATGCATATTGAATTGCCGATGATGACTAGAGCTCTATTTGCATTAGGACAGGGGTTAAAGGATCATCCGGCAACGGCAATAGGTATTCATTTTCTAGTTGCAGCCTGTATTCTATGGGGCTATAAGCAATATCGTATACGGCATGCAGTACATCGTAGGTTATGGCGGCTGGCTCATCGTCATCAATGGTTAACCTGTATGTATTATACGAGTATGCTCAAGATTTGGGCCTTGTTGTTGGAGGCGGGGCTTTCTATTATTCAAACTGTAGAGATTACCCAACCTTTATGGCCTAATCTATATGGTCGTGAATGCAGTGAATACGTGAAAAGAGAACTGTTAAGCGGTCACTCTTTATGTGAAAGTTTAGAAACTGCACATATAGGGAATACTTTCATATGGCAAATGGTATCTATCGGAGAGGAAAGCGGAGAACTCGTAACGATGTTAAAACACTGCGGTCGCTATTACGAATTGATATTGGCAAAGTATATAGGGCGTTTAGAGAGACTGTTGGAGCCGATTCTGTTAACGGTTATGGGAATTGGTGTAGCTGTCCTCGTTGTATCTGTTATGTATCCGTTGTTTACATCAATTTCATCTCTCAGCGGATATTGA